In Corynebacterium sp. P4-C1, the sequence GAGAATGCGGATGTAGTGCTGGCGCATCTTGCCGCTGATGTGTGCGAGAACCTCGTGACCGTTGTCGAGCTCGACACGGAACATCGCGTTCTTCAAGGGCTCGATAATGCGGCCCTCGACCTCGATTGCGCCTTCTTTAGCCATACACTCCGCTTTCCCGGCACCGGCAAAACTGCTGGTGCCTAACGTATTTGAGTCAATTGCTTGCGGTGCGCTGGGTTTTCCCCGCACACCACGTGACCACTTTAGCCATCTACCTGCGGGAAAGCAAAATCCTCCCAGCCCGGCCCGTTGGGGTCGGATGGGAGGATGCGCGTGGCCTTGAGGCGCGCCTTTAAAAGACGTGGACCTGATCGCCGATCTGCAAGTTGTTGAAGTAGGTCTGGGCATCTTGGCGGTACATGCGGATGCAGCCGGCCGACTTGATGGACGGGTCGCCCTGGTGGAAGGCGATGCCGTTGTTAGTGAAGTACGTCGCGTACGGCATCGGGGCGTTGTTGAACTCGTAGGAGATCTCGTCCTTGACCTTGCGGTTGACGTAGTGGAAGCCCTTCGGTGTCTCCTGCCCCGGCTTGCCGGACGCCATGCGGACCGGCCCATAGGTGATCTTGCCGTTGCTCTGCAGCCAGGTGCGCTGATTCTTCAGGTCGACGCAGGCGCGTGCCGACGGGGCGCAACCACCAGGCTGCGGCTTCGGGGCCGGTTTCGGCGCGGGCTTCGGCTGCGGTGCAGGCTTCGGGGCCGGTTTCGGCGCGGGCTTCGGCTTCGGTTTCGGCGTGTGCTCCGCGATCAGGCCGGGAGCGATAGCTTCGACGAGGCCGTCGATGCCGTCGTGAAGCTGCTTCTCGAAGGCCTTGTTGGCACCGGCGAGCGCGGTCGCCTGGGCGCGCAGAGCGTTACGTGCGTCCCACACGGCGTTGCGTGCGTTGGTGTTCAGCTGCATGGATGCGGCCTGCAGGTTCTTCTCGGCCTGCTGCAGGAACGCCGAGGAGCTCGACGCAGTCAGGTTCGGCAGGGCCGGAGCAGGCGCGGCCTCGGCGGTCGCGGGGCTTGCGACGATAGCGGCGACGATGCCCGCGCCAGCCAGCAGCGAACCTGCGCGGCGGGCAAAGCGGGAGGTTTTGGTTTCAAGCGCGTGGCGCGGTGTGAAGGACATGGTGGAAAGTATAACGCCCCATGCCGGAAAACGGTGAGCCAACCGGCAATTTCCCCAGGCTTGTCTACCCGACCCGTGGAGTGAGAATCCGGGGGCCGTCAGCGGTCGCGGCGACAGTGTGCTCCCAGTGCGCGGCGGGGGAATGATCAGCGGTGACGACTGTCCAGTCGTCGTCGAGCACGGTCGAGC encodes:
- the infA gene encoding translation initiation factor IF-1, translating into MAKEGAIEVEGRIIEPLKNAMFRVELDNGHEVLAHISGKMRQHYIRILPEDRVVVELSPYDLDRGRIVYRYK
- a CDS encoding L,D-transpeptidase; this encodes MSFTPRHALETKTSRFARRAGSLLAGAGIVAAIVASPATAEAAPAPALPNLTASSSSAFLQQAEKNLQAASMQLNTNARNAVWDARNALRAQATALAGANKAFEKQLHDGIDGLVEAIAPGLIAEHTPKPKPKPAPKPAPKPAPQPKPAPKPAPKPQPGGCAPSARACVDLKNQRTWLQSNGKITYGPVRMASGKPGQETPKGFHYVNRKVKDEISYEFNNAPMPYATYFTNNGIAFHQGDPSIKSAGCIRMYRQDAQTYFNNLQIGDQVHVF